One Euphorbia lathyris chromosome 1, ddEupLath1.1, whole genome shotgun sequence DNA segment encodes these proteins:
- the LOC136210665 gene encoding subtilisin-like protease, which yields MANISSKASQTILLIVFLSLSAIFSSSQAVRTPIPASTINIDSKEESNLETYIVLLQKPDGKEFADFEDLDSWYQSFLPDSKFSSSESGIVHSYHHVATGFAAKLTADDVMTIKQKDGFISARPRRMVPLHTTHTPAFLGLDVGLWNMSNYGKGVIIALIDSGIAADHPSFSGDGMPPPPAKWKGKCDNATLCNNKLIGARNFDTTSNDTSDDYMHGTHTASTAAGSPVQGANYYGQANGTAIGMAPLAHLAMYKVSGRGGEAGDSEILAAMDAAIEDDVDVMSLSLGIGSHPFYDDVIALGAYAAIKRGIFVSCSAGNSGPDNSSLSNEAPWILTVGASTVDRAIRATVLLGDNAEFNGESLFQPNDFPSTLMPLVYAGANGTSASATCEQGSLGDVDVKGKIVLCEGGGYDDIYKGQEVKANGGAAMIVMNDEYYGNDIEPQFHVLPASQLSYVAGSAIKAYLNSTSSPTATISFKGTVTGIPEAPQLADFSSRGPSMASPGILKPDIIGPGVRVLAAWPVSVDNSNHRFAMISGTSMSCPHLAGIAALLKSVYPDWSPAAIKSAIITTANLHNLGETPISDQEFTPATVFDMGAGHVNPSAASKPGLIYDIQPEDYISYLCGLGYSDQNVGLIVQSKVSCSNGTSIPEAQLNYPSFSIKLGSTAQTYTRTVTNVGKANSNYTLQTIAPKGVDVKVTPDKLSFSEVNQKATYVVTFSKQQGANGSFGQGYLNWLADGYYVSSPIAVIFE from the coding sequence ATGGCAAACATAAGCAGCAAAGCTTCCCAAACTATCTTGCTTATAGTGTTCCTCAGTCTATCTGCCATTTTTAGCTCATCCCAAGCAGTTAGGACACCAATTCCTGCTTCTACCATCAACATAGATTCAAAAGAGGAAAGCAACTTAGAGACGTACATTGTCCTTTTACAAAAACCTGATGGCAAAGAGTTTGCAGATTTCGAAGATTTAGATAGCTGGTACCAATCCTTTTTGCCTGATAGTAAGTTTAGCTCAAGCGAATCGGGTATTGTCCATTCCTACCATCATGTCGCCACAGGGTTTGCTGCAAAACTTACAGCCGATGATGTAATGACAATCAAACAAAAGGACGGGTTCATTTCAGCACGGCCTAGAAGGATGGTGCCCCTACACACAACTCATACGCCTGCCTTTTTGGGCTTAGACGTAGGACTTTGGAACATGTCAAACTATGGAAAAGGTGTTATTATTGCACTTATTGACAGCGGGATAGCGGCGGATCATCCTTCATTTAGCGGTGATGGGATGCCGCCTCCGCCAGCCAAATGGAAAGGGAAATGTGACAATGCAACCTTATGCAACAACAAACTTATCGGCGCACGAAACTTTGATACTACGAGTAATGACACTTCAGATGACTACATGCATGGGACTCACACGGCTAGCACAGCAGCCGGAAGTCCAGTCCAAGGTGCTAACTACTATGGCCAGGCCAATGGCACAGCAATTGGCATGGCACCATTAGCTCATTTGGCAATGTACAAAGTTTCTGGCAGAGGTGGCGAGGCTGGTGACAGTGAAATACTGGCTGCAATGGATGCAGCAATTGAGGATGATGTTGATGTGATGTCGCTTTCTCTCGGAATTGGTTCCCATCCATTTTATGATGATGTAATTGCATTAGGAGCATATGCAGCTATTAAAAGGGGAATCTTCGTAAGTTGCTCAGCAGGAAATTCTGGACCTGATAATAGTTCATTATCGAATGAGGCACCATGGATTCTAACAGTCGGAGCAAGCACTGTTGACAGAGCTATAAGAGCAACAGTTTTACTTGGAGACAATGCAGAGTTTAATGGCGAATCTCTTTTCCAGCCAAATGATTTTCCTTCAACATTGATGCCACTTGTTTATGCAGGTGCAAATGGTACTTCAGCCTCTGCAACTTGCGAGCAAGGATCACTGGGAGATGTTGatgtgaaaggaaaaatagtatTATGTGAGGGAGGAGGCTACGACGATATCTACAAAGGCCAAGAAGTGAAAGCCAACGGTGGGGCTGCAATGATTGTAATGAATGATGAATACTACGGCAATGATATTGAACCCCAATTTCATGTGCTCCCTGCATCACAACTAAGTTACGTGGCGGGATCAGCAATCAAAGCATACTTAAACTCAACATCCTCCCCCACAGCTACTATCTCATTTAAAGGAACTGTTACCGGTATACCAGAGGCTCCACAGCTTGCTGATTTTTCATCAAGAGGTCCTAGCATGGCTAGTCCCGGGATTTTGAAACCGGACATTATAGGACCTGGTGTAAGAGTTTTAGCAGCTTGGCCAGTTTCGGTTGACAATAGTAACCACAGATTTGCTATGATCTCAGGCACCTCAATGTCTTGCCCTCATCTAGCTGGAATTGCAGCTTTACTCAAAAGCGTGTATCCTGATTGGTCACCTGCTGCCATAAAATCTGCTATCATAACCACTGCTAATTTGCATAATCTTGGAGAGACACCCATTTCTGATCAAGAGTTCACTCCAGCTACTGTTTTTGACATGGGTGCAGGCCATGTGAATCCATCAGCAGCAAGTAAACCCGGGCTCATATACGATATCCAGCCTGAAGATTACATTTCTTACTTATGCGGTTTGGGTTATTCCGATCAAAATGTGGGACTCATTGTGCAAAGCAAAGTGAGTTGCTCAAATGGTACAAGCATACCTGAAGCTCAGCTAAATTATCCCTCATTTTCAATCAAATTGGGTTCCACTGCACAAACATACACAAGAACGGTAACAAATGTTGGCAAGGCTAACTCAAATTACACTCTTCAGACTATTGCACCAAAAGGTGTAGATGTGAAGGTTACCCCTGATAAACTTAGTTTCAGTGAGGTGAACCAGAAGGCTACATATGTAGTAACATTTAGCAAGCAACAGGGTGCAAATGGATCTTTTGGTCAAGGATATTTGAATTGGTTGGCTGATGGGTATTATGTTAGTAGCCCAATCGCGGTCATATTTGAATAA